A segment of the Thermococcus sp. genome:
CTGGGTTGGTGGTGCTGTTTATAGCCGGGGAAGCCGGGCTGGTCTTTGGCCCGCTGCTCCTTGTGCTGGGACTCATCATCTGGAAGATGGGCGAGATGGGGAGGGAGTTCAGCGAAGAGCTCGAATCCCTGAGGCGGGAAATAGAGCGCCTCAAAGCCTACGGAGGCACCGCCGATGGCTGACGTCTCCGTCAGGGGATTCGCGATAATCGTCCTCTCGATACTCATTATAGTGCACCCGCCGGGGTGGTTCTCTGCCCTCGTGACTGCCATCCTGTTCGCCGGGGTTGGCTGGACGGTTATTGTAATAGCGAATGAAATCGATGCGCTGCGGTCGGAGATATGGAAGCTTCACCATGAGATAAGGACGCTCAGGAAAGAACTCGGGACGGTGGAGTGAGATGAAGCTCGTGAGGGACCTCTCAGCTCTCTTTGCACTGCTCGTATCCATCTCAGTCCTCCTGAGGGCTCAGCCCGAGAGCAGAGGTTCGGCGGATTTCTACCTTAGCATTGCTTTTTTTGTTCTGGCCTTTCTGCTCCTCGCCATCTGGCGGGAGCTGGAGCGCCTGGAGGACAGAATCCTCGAACTGGAATTCGTCCTCGGCGAGTCCGAGGAGAATGGGGACGATGCAGAAGATATGGATGGGTAGGGGCTTCTGGGCCACCACTGGAATCGTTTTGGCCCTCTATGCCTACGGCGTATTCGTGGGACACCTCCTCCGGGGAAGCCCCAAGAGAAGGGTTCAGAAAATCCTCAGGGTGCAGGATAACGGCTCAGCTGCGAGGGTACTCATCACCCATCAGCTAGCGAAATTGTCTTCATCGCCGGAGTTTGTTCTCGCAAGGTTTTTTAACCCTTTTCGGGAGGGACTACCATGCTGGTTCTGGCATCGGCGAGTCCCAGAAGGAGAGAACTGCTCGCCAGATTCATCGGGGAGTTCAGGGTAGTCCCCAGCAACGTCGAGGAGGAGTGCACCACCAAAGACCCGGTGGAGTGCGCCGTCGAGCTGGCCCGGGCCAAGGCGTGGGAAGTCTACAACCGCGTGGGAGGCACGGTCATCGGCGCCGATACCGTGGTGAGTATCGACGGCCATATCCTCGGCAAGCCCAGAGACGAGAAAGACGCATTCAGGATGCTGAAGCTCCTCAGCGGGAGGGTTC
Coding sequences within it:
- a CDS encoding Maf-like protein, with amino-acid sequence MLVLASASPRRRELLARFIGEFRVVPSNVEEECTTKDPVECAVELARAKAWEVYNRVGGTVIGADTVVSIDGHILGKPRDEKDAFRMLKLLSGRVHRVTTGYCIVHEGEEHSGAVVTEVKFRELDEELIRAYIRTGEPMDKAGAYGIQGKAGLFVEWIKGDYYNVVGFPLEIVWKLRELGFRVM